A genomic segment from Chloroflexota bacterium encodes:
- a CDS encoding cyclic 2,3-diphosphoglycerate synthase produces the protein MEEKIAQRVLIMGAAGRDFHNFNLFFRDNEDYQVVAFTATQIPDIEGRLYPAQLAGSLYPEGIAIHPEEELEALIEDLQVDQVVFAYSDISHTFVMHQASRVLATGADFCLMGGDKTMLESQKPVIAICAVRTGSGKSQTTRRVCDILRDQGKKVVVVRHPMPYGNLAEQAVQRFASHEDLDRHDCTIEEREEYEPHLDRGIVVYAGVDYEAILRQAEKESDIVVWDGGNNDLPFFRPSLHIVVVDPHRPGHSVRYHPGETNLRMADVVVINKIDTAGLDNVAQVRNTVREVNPEAIIVDAASPIFVENPQEILGKRVLVVEDGPTLTHGEMSYGAGVVAARRFGAAEIIDPKPYAVRSIAATYDKYPTTGAVLPAMGYGDQQIADLSETIANVPCDLVIIATPIDLTKVARIDKPHQRVRYELQEIGKPDLVDILGSRFGTSS, from the coding sequence ATTGAAGAGAAGATTGCGCAACGCGTGCTGATCATGGGTGCAGCCGGGCGGGATTTCCACAACTTCAACCTGTTTTTCCGCGACAATGAGGATTACCAGGTTGTTGCTTTCACGGCAACGCAGATTCCCGATATCGAAGGGCGCCTCTACCCAGCCCAACTGGCGGGCTCCCTCTATCCCGAGGGGATTGCCATCCATCCGGAAGAGGAACTGGAAGCGCTGATCGAGGATCTGCAGGTCGACCAGGTTGTGTTCGCCTATAGCGATATCAGCCACACATTCGTCATGCACCAGGCATCACGGGTGCTAGCGACCGGCGCCGATTTCTGTCTTATGGGTGGCGACAAGACCATGCTCGAATCGCAGAAGCCTGTGATCGCCATCTGCGCCGTGCGAACCGGCAGTGGCAAGAGTCAGACCACACGCAGAGTCTGCGACATCCTGCGCGACCAGGGAAAAAAGGTCGTGGTCGTGCGCCATCCCATGCCCTACGGCAATCTGGCGGAGCAGGCAGTGCAGCGATTTGCCAGCCACGAGGACCTGGACCGCCATGATTGCACCATCGAGGAGCGCGAGGAATACGAACCCCACCTGGATCGGGGCATCGTCGTCTATGCAGGCGTGGATTACGAGGCAATCCTGCGCCAGGCGGAAAAGGAATCGGACATCGTTGTCTGGGATGGCGGCAACAACGACTTGCCCTTCTTTAGGCCCAGCCTACATATCGTGGTGGTCGACCCCCACCGTCCCGGTCATAGCGTCAGGTATCATCCTGGAGAAACCAATCTGCGTATGGCCGACGTGGTCGTGATCAACAAAATTGATACGGCCGGTCTCGATAACGTAGCGCAGGTTCGCAACACGGTGCGCGAGGTAAATCCCGAAGCGATCATTGTCGATGCGGCCAGCCCTATCTTCGTCGAGAATCCGCAGGAAATTCTGGGCAAGAGGGTGCTGGTGGTTGAGGATGGTCCCACATTGACCCATGGCGAAATGTCCTACGGCGCAGGTGTGGTGGCAGCCCGTCGCTTTGGCGCTGCCGAAATCATCGATCCAAAACCCTATGCGGTTCGATCCATCGCAGCGACCTATGACAAGTATCCGACAACGGGCGCCGTACTGCCTGCGATGGGTTATGGAGACCAACAGATAGCCGATCTAAGCGAGACTATTGCCAATGTACCCTGCGATCTGGTAATTATCGCGACGCCGATTGACCTGACCAAGGTAGCCCGGATCGATAAGCCCCACCAGCGGGTTCGCTACGAACTGCAGGAGATCGGAAAGCCTGATCTGGTAGATATTCTGGGCAGCCGTTTCGGAACATCATCATAG
- the tatC gene encoding twin-arginine translocase subunit TatC codes for MEDDIFRDLSLQFESLVPHIEELRRRLTIAVVAVLIGTVIAFVFAGRIIEFLAEPVGGLQGLQAIELTENLGVYVRVSLAAGAILAMPVIVYEVVAFIVPGLTDPERLMLYVSLPFVALSFLAGAAFAYFIMLPVAIPFLVDFSGIPTVPRTKDYVSFVTRVVFWIGVAFETPLVIALLARIGIVTPEMLIRNWRIAFVIVAVLAALITPTIDPVNMAIVMGPLLGLYGISIILAKIMYRPRVIGQTPEAAETDVES; via the coding sequence ATGGAAGACGATATTTTCCGAGACTTGAGCCTGCAGTTTGAATCGCTCGTTCCTCATATCGAGGAACTGCGGCGGCGTTTGACGATTGCCGTGGTCGCTGTATTGATCGGAACAGTAATCGCGTTTGTTTTTGCCGGTCGGATCATCGAATTTCTCGCTGAACCGGTAGGCGGCCTTCAGGGATTGCAGGCTATTGAACTCACAGAGAACCTGGGGGTATACGTGCGGGTATCATTGGCGGCCGGAGCCATTCTGGCCATGCCTGTCATCGTGTACGAGGTCGTGGCGTTCATCGTGCCAGGCCTGACGGACCCGGAACGGCTGATGCTGTACGTGTCGTTGCCGTTCGTGGCGCTTTCCTTTCTGGCAGGGGCAGCCTTCGCCTACTTCATCATGTTGCCGGTGGCGATTCCCTTCCTGGTTGATTTCAGCGGGATTCCAACAGTCCCTCGTACCAAGGATTACGTCAGTTTCGTTACCCGCGTGGTATTCTGGATCGGGGTGGCCTTCGAGACGCCGCTGGTGATCGCCCTGTTGGCACGCATCGGCATCGTAACACCGGAGATGTTGATCAGAAACTGGCGAATCGCCTTCGTGATCGTTGCCGTGCTGGCAGCACTGATCACACCGACCATCGACCCCGTCAATATGGCAATCGTGATGGGGCCGCTGCTGGGCCTGTACGGTATTAGCATTATACTGGCCAAGATAATGTACCGGCCCCGGGTAATAGGACAAACACCGGAAGCGGCGGAAACAGATGTAGAAAGCTGA
- a CDS encoding twin-arginine translocase TatA/TatE family subunit encodes MNLFGVGTGELLFILLIALLVLGPERLPQIARYWAKLSRSLRYYSEIWQNVNAEIERQLKLEELMEETDQRRETAAAQQPLTSDPNPQTSNGTDAIAEPVPALQELDELSANTIAPPGFGQPVESAAPQETGAASIAQQESKSSATPAAPLPDGTTPAIPVVDDDPAQPEADTKTDPVTETPSSAT; translated from the coding sequence ATGAACCTGTTTGGAGTTGGCACAGGAGAGCTTCTCTTCATCCTTTTGATTGCCCTCCTTGTTTTGGGTCCTGAGCGTTTGCCCCAGATCGCGCGTTACTGGGCGAAACTTTCGCGGTCACTGCGATATTACTCCGAAATTTGGCAAAACGTCAACGCCGAAATCGAACGGCAACTGAAGCTCGAGGAGCTCATGGAAGAGACTGACCAGCGCCGCGAGACAGCAGCCGCTCAGCAACCCCTCACCTCTGATCCCAACCCACAAACCAGCAACGGCACGGACGCGATAGCTGAGCCGGTTCCTGCGTTGCAGGAGTTGGACGAGCTCTCAGCCAACACGATCGCGCCGCCTGGGTTTGGCCAGCCTGTCGAATCGGCGGCCCCGCAGGAAACAGGAGCGGCCAGCATAGCTCAACAGGAATCCAAGTCCAGTGCAACGCCCGCCGCCCCGCTGCCGGATGGCACCACCCCAGCGATTCCCGTAGTTGACGATGATCCCGCCCAGCCTGAAGCGGATACCAAGACGGATCCAGTAACCGAGACACCCAGTTCTGCAACCTGA
- the nusB gene encoding transcription antitermination factor NusB — protein sequence MKLRRKARIAVLQALYEADMAHHPAGTALEQRFKTQPLSPQAEAFARHLLAGVIGHRKQLNELIVRYAPEWPLDQMAVIDRNILRIAIYELVEAETDTPIKVAINEAVEVAKSFGSDSSPRFVNGVLGTMLADSPRPELGELLPDDGTIPLTPEPIKTLEPVSKDADTP from the coding sequence ATGAAACTGCGACGCAAGGCCAGAATCGCGGTGCTGCAGGCCCTCTACGAAGCAGACATGGCGCACCACCCGGCAGGCACCGCCCTGGAACAACGGTTCAAGACCCAACCCCTGTCACCCCAGGCCGAAGCATTTGCTCGCCACCTGCTTGCTGGGGTCATTGGCCATCGCAAGCAGCTCAACGAGTTAATCGTTCGCTACGCACCGGAATGGCCTTTGGACCAGATGGCCGTAATCGATCGCAATATCCTCCGCATTGCTATCTACGAGTTGGTCGAAGCAGAGACGGACACGCCGATCAAAGTCGCCATCAATGAGGCCGTGGAGGTGGCAAAGTCTTTTGGAAGCGATAGCAGCCCCCGATTTGTTAACGGCGTACTCGGCACCATGTTGGCCGATTCGCCTCGTCCCGAACTGGGCGAACTCCTTCCCGACGACGGCACAATCCCTCTGACGCCCGAACCGATAAAGACATTGGAGCCAGTTTCCAAGGACGCAGACACCCCATGA
- a CDS encoding Asp23/Gls24 family envelope stress response protein — protein sequence MDQTYDIPPGSVTIAPNVLTTIVRMTSLAQSGVLRLSRRTPSGLGRMIGRGAVAEGMRIEVFDDNSVTIDVHVIAEQGISLADLGEVLQTQLSRAMEHMVGMDVRAVNVFIDEIELESANTSG from the coding sequence ATGGATCAAACCTACGATATTCCGCCCGGCAGCGTAACCATCGCACCCAACGTGTTAACCACTATCGTGCGCATGACCTCGTTGGCCCAGTCAGGCGTCTTGCGTCTTTCCCGTCGAACCCCCTCCGGACTCGGCCGGATGATTGGTCGCGGGGCTGTCGCCGAAGGCATGCGCATCGAGGTGTTTGACGACAACTCAGTGACGATCGACGTGCACGTCATCGCGGAGCAGGGAATCAGCCTGGCCGATCTCGGTGAAGTGCTTCAGACCCAGCTATCGCGTGCCATGGAACACATGGTGGGCATGGATGTTCGCGCCGTTAACGTCTTCATCGACGAAATCGAACTTGAGTCAGCCAACACCAGTGGCTGA